Genomic window (Acidobacteriota bacterium):
TTCTGGCCGCGCACGTCGCGGAAATCATGGCCAGTCAGACTGTCCTGCTCGAGTTCGTCGCCCGCAGCGCGTGGCAAGGGCTGGAAGTGCATCGGTGCGCGCAGCAGGTCGATAGCCTCCGGCAGACTCTTTAACGCGAAGACGTTCACGCCTTCCACGGACGCCGCCTCGCGCCCATTCGCGGCGGGCACCACGAGGTTGGGGATGCCCAGCTCGCGCGCCTTGCTGGCGATGGACAGCGCGCCGCGCACAGGCCGCAACATGCCGTCCAGCGATAGCTCGCCGAGAAACAGGTAGCTCGATAGATCGGCGTTGGGCATCTCCTGCATCCCGGCCAGCACGCCCAGCGCGATGGGCAGATCAAAGCCCGAGCCTTCCTTCTTCATGTCGGCGGGAGCGAGGTTCACGGTTACGTTTTGCGCGGGGAAGTTATAGCCGCAGTTGCGCAGCGCTGCGCGGATGCGGTCGGAACTCTCTTTGACAGCGGTGTCGGGCAGGCCCACGGTGGTGAAGTGATAATCGGAGCGCCCGGGATTCAGGTCGACCTCGACCTCGACCAAATAAGCGTCAATCCCAAAGACCGCCGCGCTGAGTATCCTGTGCATGACTGAGTGTCGCTCCGCTAGGGTGAAGGGCGCATTATGGCACTCTCAGTTGAGCAGGCGCAAGCGCAAGCACGTTTGAGGAATTAAAAAGGATTGACCCTGCGGAGGAAGCCGCCCTTCTTCATCTCAATGTTCAGCAGGAAGTTTTCTCCCGCTTCGATGGTTACGTCGCGGTTCTGCCCGGAGTATCCCTCCAGCTCGACGCGGACCTTATGATAGCCGGGAGTCAACTCCACATTGGCGGGAGTGCGCTGGGCTATCTCCTGGTTGTTCACCGTAATACTTGCTCCGGGCGGGGTGGAGCGAATTTGCACCGTGCCGGTGATTCGTGCCGGTGGCGGCGGTGGTGGTGGCATCGTCTGCGCCGGTTGCCGAAGCGCGGGTGCCCCCGTGGTCACGCCTGTGGTCCCGTCCGGGGCCGCGCCGGACGATGCAGAGGAACCCGGCAAAGGTGGCGATGAGGATTGTCGCATTTTCCAGAAACCGATGCTCGCCACTAGCACAAGTCCGGCGGCCACCGCTGTCGCAGTCTGCCATTTTAGACCGCTAGTTAGCACGACGGGCTGGAGACTCGCTTGTGGCGCAAGCGTTGATTGAGTCGCTTGCGTGCGCGAGTCGCCCACTGCAAGCGTTGCGGTGGTCATTGTGGGCATCGGTTTCGCCGCGACGCTGGCGATCGCTGAACGGACGGTTGTCCCATGAGATAATTCCGCCGTCGTGCCGCTATGGAAAGCGCTGTTTTCCGCGTGGCACTGCTCCAGCGCGGCGTGCAGTTCATTACACGATTGAAAGCGGTCAAAGGGCTGCTTCTCAATGGCCTTCATGACCACCGCGCTCAGTGCGAGCGGCACCTGCGGGATCACCTGATGGGGACTGGTGGGGCTTAACGTGAGGACTTGGAACATCACTGCGCTGATGTTGTCGCCGTTAAATGGCCGTACTCCAGTGAGGCACTCATAAAGAACGATTCCCAGAGAGAAAATATCCGACCGCGAATCGGCGGGCTCGCCGCGAATCACTTCCGGCGGCAGATAGGC
Coding sequences:
- a CDS encoding PEGA domain-containing protein; translated protein: MIPEKIGRYIIEGELGRGAMGQVYRAHDPNIGRRLAIKTIPFDSGNPEMRGRFQREAQAAGRLAHPNIVTIFDAGEEQGVLYIAMELVEGQSLSEVLASGPVNFAQAISIGQQIAAGLAHAHGQGIVHRDIKPANIMIAAGVAGSVVKIMDFGVARLASSGFTATGQMLGTPAYLPPEVIRGEPADSRSDIFSLGIVLYECLTGVRPFNGDNISAVMFQVLTLSPTSPHQVIPQVPLALSAVVMKAIEKQPFDRFQSCNELHAALEQCHAENSAFHSGTTAELSHGTTVRSAIASVAAKPMPTMTTATLAVGDSRTQATQSTLAPQASLQPVVLTSGLKWQTATAVAAGLVLVASIGFWKMRQSSSPPLPGSSASSGAAPDGTTGVTTGAPALRQPAQTMPPPPPPPARITGTVQIRSTPPGASITVNNQEIAQRTPANVELTPGYHKVRVELEGYSGQNRDVTIEAGENFLLNIEMKKGGFLRRVNPF